One segment of Coffea arabica cultivar ET-39 chromosome 7c, Coffea Arabica ET-39 HiFi, whole genome shotgun sequence DNA contains the following:
- the LOC113701393 gene encoding uncharacterized protein isoform X3 codes for MGKMSQRRQWRCVVGWFGICLLQLLLLAECTVRRQRITKKGFQDLESYPPVRLHLLENHVVMDNGLVNVTLSVPEGMVTGIQYNGIANLLEERNKENDRGYWDIVWNLPEAHGNIFDKLAATSLNVVLEDENGIELSFTRTYDDSIYETQLSLNIDKRFILLRGYPGFYTYGIFERLEGWPDINVYQGRTVFKLQDKLFEYMAVSDERQRIMPTADDRARGQILDYPEAVLLTNPANTFLRGEVDDKYQYSSDNKDNRVHGWICPDPPTGFWMITPSNEFKTGGPIKQDLTSHVGPTTLSMYFSTHYAGEPLALTFRDGEPWRKMLIETESWPYSFPLSEDYSFDYQRGSATGRLLIQDSYISERLITGNSAYVGLAAPGDAGSWQTENKAYQFWAVADSEGYFLIKNVRPGNYSLYAWVPGYIGDYKYDFYVNIRPGSRITLGALTYNPPRNGPTLWEIGIPDRTAIEFFVPEPSPRLMNQLYSVNQAEKFRQYGLWDRYSELYPSEDLVFTVGVNNYQTDWFFAHVNRNVGNKTYVPTTWQIAFDLDNIDFFGTYMLQIAMASANEAELQVRINNPDEEAPYFTTGTIGKDNAIARHGIHGLYRLYSLEIPGSQLLFGRNIIYLTQSRGSSPWRGIMYDYLRLEGPPEYT; via the exons ATGGGGAAGATGAGCCAGAGGAGACAATGGAGATGTGTGGTGGGGTGGTTCGGAATTTGCCTTCTTCAGTTATTGCTGCTTGCTGAATGTACAGTGAGAAGACA AAGAATAACAAAGAAAGGCTTCCAAGACCTGGAGTCGTATCCTCCAGTTCGGTTGCATCTGCTAGAAAATCAC GTTGTGATGGATAATGGCCTGGTGAATGTTACGCTGTCTGTTCCTGAGGGTATGGTGACAGGGATACAGTACAATGGCATTGCAAATTTattggaagaaagaaataaagaaaatgacaGAGG GTATTGGGATATTGTTTGGAATTTACCAGAAGCTCATGGGAATATCTTTGACAA GTTGGCAGCTACCAGCTTGAATGTGGTTTTGGAAGATGAGAATGGAATAGAGCTTTCTTTCACCAGAACATATGATGATTCCATTTATGAGACACAACTTTCGCTGAATATTGACAAAAG GTTCATTTTGTTGCGTGGCTATCCTGGATTTTACACATATGGGATTTTTGAGCGTTTGGAAGGATGGCCTGATATCAATGTCTATCAGGGCCGTACAGTATTCAAACTTCAGGATAAGCT GTTTGAATACATGGCTGTATCTGATGAAAGGCAAAGAATAATGCCAACAGCAGATGATAGGGCAAGAGGTCAGATTCTTGACTACCCTGAAGCTGTTCTTCTCACAAATCCAGCCAATACATTTCTCAGAGGAGAG GTGGATGACAAGTATCAATATTCCAGTGATAACAAAGACAATCGGGTCCACGGGTGGATTTGTCCAGACCCACCCACTGGATTTTGGATGATTACGCCCAGTAATGAATTCAAAACGGGTGGGCCTATCAAACAAGACCTGACCTCCCATGTTGGCCCAACAACTTTATCC ATGTACTTCAGCACCCACTACGCTGGAGAGCCCTTGGCGCTGACATTTCGTGATGGAGAGCCCTGGAGAAAG ATGTTAATAGAAACTGAAAGCTGGCCATACAGTTTCCCACTCTCGGAAGACTACTCTTTTGATTATCAACGTGGTAGTGCTACTGGTCGATTACTAATCCAGGACAG CTACATAAGTGAAAGGCTAATCACTGGGAACTCTGCATATGTGGGATTGGCTGCACCTGGAGATGCTGGATCATGGCAAACAGAAAACAAG GCCTACCAATTTTGGGCGGTAGCGGATTCGGAGGGTTACTTTCTGATTAAAAATGTCCGACCGGGGAACTATAGTTTATATGCTTGGGTACCTGGATACATTGGTGATTACAAATATGATTTCTATGTCAATATCCGTCCAG GAAGCAGAATCACACTCGGGGCTTTGACATATAATCCCCCAAGAAATGGTCCAACATTGTGGGAAATTGGCATTCCTGATCGGACTGCTATTGAGTTCTTCGTACCTGAACCAAGTCCGAGGCTGATGAATCAACTATATTCAGTTAACCAGGCAGAAAA GTTTAGGCAGTATGGATTGTGGGATCGGTATTCAGAATTATATCCTTCCGAGGATTTGGTTTTCACAGTTGGTGTTAATAACTATCAAACAGATTGGTTCTTTGCTCATGTAAATAG GAATGTTGGAAATAAGACTTACGTTCCAACAACTTGGCAAATAGCTTTTGATTTGGATAATATTGATTTCTTTGGCACCTATATGCTTCAAATAGCTATGGCATCAGCAAATGAGGCTGAATTACAG GTTCGAATCAACAATCCAGATGAAGAGGCTCCATATTTTACAACGGGTACGATTGGCAAGGACAACGCAATTGCTAGACATGGTATTCATGGATTATATAGGCTGTATAGCTTAGAAATCCCGGGCTCTCAGCTGCTGTTTGGTAGAAATATAATATATCTCACACAGTCAAGAGGCTCAAGTCCTTGGAGAGGGATAATGTATGATTACCTTCGTCTTGAAGGTCCACCTGAATATACATGA
- the LOC113701393 gene encoding uncharacterized protein isoform X1, translating into MGKMSQRRQWRCVVGWFGICLLQLLLLAECTVRRQRITKKGFQDLESYPPVRLHLLENHVVMDNGLVNVTLSVPEGMVTGIQYNGIANLLEERNKENDRGYWDIVWNLPEAHGNIFDKLAATSLNVVLEDENGIELSFTRTYDDSIYETQLSLNIDKRFILLRGYPGFYTYGIFERLEGWPDINVYQGRTVFKLQDKLFEYMAVSDERQRIMPTADDRARGQILDYPEAVLLTNPANTFLRGEVDDKYQYSSDNKDNRVHGWICPDPPTGFWMITPSNEFKTGGPIKQDLTSHVGPTTLSMYFSTHYAGEPLALTFRDGEPWRKVFGPVFVYLNTLQENDTEPLSLWADAKEQMLIETESWPYSFPLSEDYSFDYQRGSATGRLLIQDSYISERLITGNSAYVGLAAPGDAGSWQTENKAYQFWAVADSEGYFLIKNVRPGNYSLYAWVPGYIGDYKYDFYVNIRPGSRITLGALTYNPPRNGPTLWEIGIPDRTAIEFFVPEPSPRLMNQLYSVNQAEKFRQYGLWDRYSELYPSEDLVFTVGVNNYQTDWFFAHVNRNVGNKTYVPTTWQIAFDLDNIDFFGTYMLQIAMASANEAELQVRINNPDEEAPYFTTGTIGKDNAIARHGIHGLYRLYSLEIPGSQLLFGRNIIYLTQSRGSSPWRGIMYDYLRLEGPPEYT; encoded by the exons ATGGGGAAGATGAGCCAGAGGAGACAATGGAGATGTGTGGTGGGGTGGTTCGGAATTTGCCTTCTTCAGTTATTGCTGCTTGCTGAATGTACAGTGAGAAGACA AAGAATAACAAAGAAAGGCTTCCAAGACCTGGAGTCGTATCCTCCAGTTCGGTTGCATCTGCTAGAAAATCAC GTTGTGATGGATAATGGCCTGGTGAATGTTACGCTGTCTGTTCCTGAGGGTATGGTGACAGGGATACAGTACAATGGCATTGCAAATTTattggaagaaagaaataaagaaaatgacaGAGG GTATTGGGATATTGTTTGGAATTTACCAGAAGCTCATGGGAATATCTTTGACAA GTTGGCAGCTACCAGCTTGAATGTGGTTTTGGAAGATGAGAATGGAATAGAGCTTTCTTTCACCAGAACATATGATGATTCCATTTATGAGACACAACTTTCGCTGAATATTGACAAAAG GTTCATTTTGTTGCGTGGCTATCCTGGATTTTACACATATGGGATTTTTGAGCGTTTGGAAGGATGGCCTGATATCAATGTCTATCAGGGCCGTACAGTATTCAAACTTCAGGATAAGCT GTTTGAATACATGGCTGTATCTGATGAAAGGCAAAGAATAATGCCAACAGCAGATGATAGGGCAAGAGGTCAGATTCTTGACTACCCTGAAGCTGTTCTTCTCACAAATCCAGCCAATACATTTCTCAGAGGAGAG GTGGATGACAAGTATCAATATTCCAGTGATAACAAAGACAATCGGGTCCACGGGTGGATTTGTCCAGACCCACCCACTGGATTTTGGATGATTACGCCCAGTAATGAATTCAAAACGGGTGGGCCTATCAAACAAGACCTGACCTCCCATGTTGGCCCAACAACTTTATCC ATGTACTTCAGCACCCACTACGCTGGAGAGCCCTTGGCGCTGACATTTCGTGATGGAGAGCCCTGGAGAAAGGTTTTTGGACCTGTTTTTGTTTACCTAAATACTCTTCAAGAAAATGATACTGAGCCTCTTTCCCTCTGGGCCGATGCCAAGGAACAG ATGTTAATAGAAACTGAAAGCTGGCCATACAGTTTCCCACTCTCGGAAGACTACTCTTTTGATTATCAACGTGGTAGTGCTACTGGTCGATTACTAATCCAGGACAG CTACATAAGTGAAAGGCTAATCACTGGGAACTCTGCATATGTGGGATTGGCTGCACCTGGAGATGCTGGATCATGGCAAACAGAAAACAAG GCCTACCAATTTTGGGCGGTAGCGGATTCGGAGGGTTACTTTCTGATTAAAAATGTCCGACCGGGGAACTATAGTTTATATGCTTGGGTACCTGGATACATTGGTGATTACAAATATGATTTCTATGTCAATATCCGTCCAG GAAGCAGAATCACACTCGGGGCTTTGACATATAATCCCCCAAGAAATGGTCCAACATTGTGGGAAATTGGCATTCCTGATCGGACTGCTATTGAGTTCTTCGTACCTGAACCAAGTCCGAGGCTGATGAATCAACTATATTCAGTTAACCAGGCAGAAAA GTTTAGGCAGTATGGATTGTGGGATCGGTATTCAGAATTATATCCTTCCGAGGATTTGGTTTTCACAGTTGGTGTTAATAACTATCAAACAGATTGGTTCTTTGCTCATGTAAATAG GAATGTTGGAAATAAGACTTACGTTCCAACAACTTGGCAAATAGCTTTTGATTTGGATAATATTGATTTCTTTGGCACCTATATGCTTCAAATAGCTATGGCATCAGCAAATGAGGCTGAATTACAG GTTCGAATCAACAATCCAGATGAAGAGGCTCCATATTTTACAACGGGTACGATTGGCAAGGACAACGCAATTGCTAGACATGGTATTCATGGATTATATAGGCTGTATAGCTTAGAAATCCCGGGCTCTCAGCTGCTGTTTGGTAGAAATATAATATATCTCACACAGTCAAGAGGCTCAAGTCCTTGGAGAGGGATAATGTATGATTACCTTCGTCTTGAAGGTCCACCTGAATATACATGA
- the LOC113701393 gene encoding uncharacterized protein isoform X4, translating to MGKMSQRRQWRCVVGWFGICLLQLLLLAECTVRRQRITKKGFQDLESYPPVRLHLLENHVVMDNGLVNVTLSVPEGMVTGIQYNGIANLLEERNKENDRGYWDIVWNLPEAHGNIFDKLAATSLNVVLEDENGIELSFTRTYDDSIYETQLSLNIDKRFILLRGYPGFYTYGIFERLEGWPDINVYQGRTVFKLQDKLFEYMAVSDERQRIMPTADDRARGQILDYPEAVLLTNPANTFLRGEVDDKYQYSSDNKDNRVHGWICPDPPTGFWMITPSNEFKTGGPIKQDLTSHVGPTTLSMLIETESWPYSFPLSEDYSFDYQRGSATGRLLIQDSYISERLITGNSAYVGLAAPGDAGSWQTENKAYQFWAVADSEGYFLIKNVRPGNYSLYAWVPGYIGDYKYDFYVNIRPGSRITLGALTYNPPRNGPTLWEIGIPDRTAIEFFVPEPSPRLMNQLYSVNQAEKFRQYGLWDRYSELYPSEDLVFTVGVNNYQTDWFFAHVNRNVGNKTYVPTTWQIAFDLDNIDFFGTYMLQIAMASANEAELQVRINNPDEEAPYFTTGTIGKDNAIARHGIHGLYRLYSLEIPGSQLLFGRNIIYLTQSRGSSPWRGIMYDYLRLEGPPEYT from the exons ATGGGGAAGATGAGCCAGAGGAGACAATGGAGATGTGTGGTGGGGTGGTTCGGAATTTGCCTTCTTCAGTTATTGCTGCTTGCTGAATGTACAGTGAGAAGACA AAGAATAACAAAGAAAGGCTTCCAAGACCTGGAGTCGTATCCTCCAGTTCGGTTGCATCTGCTAGAAAATCAC GTTGTGATGGATAATGGCCTGGTGAATGTTACGCTGTCTGTTCCTGAGGGTATGGTGACAGGGATACAGTACAATGGCATTGCAAATTTattggaagaaagaaataaagaaaatgacaGAGG GTATTGGGATATTGTTTGGAATTTACCAGAAGCTCATGGGAATATCTTTGACAA GTTGGCAGCTACCAGCTTGAATGTGGTTTTGGAAGATGAGAATGGAATAGAGCTTTCTTTCACCAGAACATATGATGATTCCATTTATGAGACACAACTTTCGCTGAATATTGACAAAAG GTTCATTTTGTTGCGTGGCTATCCTGGATTTTACACATATGGGATTTTTGAGCGTTTGGAAGGATGGCCTGATATCAATGTCTATCAGGGCCGTACAGTATTCAAACTTCAGGATAAGCT GTTTGAATACATGGCTGTATCTGATGAAAGGCAAAGAATAATGCCAACAGCAGATGATAGGGCAAGAGGTCAGATTCTTGACTACCCTGAAGCTGTTCTTCTCACAAATCCAGCCAATACATTTCTCAGAGGAGAG GTGGATGACAAGTATCAATATTCCAGTGATAACAAAGACAATCGGGTCCACGGGTGGATTTGTCCAGACCCACCCACTGGATTTTGGATGATTACGCCCAGTAATGAATTCAAAACGGGTGGGCCTATCAAACAAGACCTGACCTCCCATGTTGGCCCAACAACTTTATCC ATGTTAATAGAAACTGAAAGCTGGCCATACAGTTTCCCACTCTCGGAAGACTACTCTTTTGATTATCAACGTGGTAGTGCTACTGGTCGATTACTAATCCAGGACAG CTACATAAGTGAAAGGCTAATCACTGGGAACTCTGCATATGTGGGATTGGCTGCACCTGGAGATGCTGGATCATGGCAAACAGAAAACAAG GCCTACCAATTTTGGGCGGTAGCGGATTCGGAGGGTTACTTTCTGATTAAAAATGTCCGACCGGGGAACTATAGTTTATATGCTTGGGTACCTGGATACATTGGTGATTACAAATATGATTTCTATGTCAATATCCGTCCAG GAAGCAGAATCACACTCGGGGCTTTGACATATAATCCCCCAAGAAATGGTCCAACATTGTGGGAAATTGGCATTCCTGATCGGACTGCTATTGAGTTCTTCGTACCTGAACCAAGTCCGAGGCTGATGAATCAACTATATTCAGTTAACCAGGCAGAAAA GTTTAGGCAGTATGGATTGTGGGATCGGTATTCAGAATTATATCCTTCCGAGGATTTGGTTTTCACAGTTGGTGTTAATAACTATCAAACAGATTGGTTCTTTGCTCATGTAAATAG GAATGTTGGAAATAAGACTTACGTTCCAACAACTTGGCAAATAGCTTTTGATTTGGATAATATTGATTTCTTTGGCACCTATATGCTTCAAATAGCTATGGCATCAGCAAATGAGGCTGAATTACAG GTTCGAATCAACAATCCAGATGAAGAGGCTCCATATTTTACAACGGGTACGATTGGCAAGGACAACGCAATTGCTAGACATGGTATTCATGGATTATATAGGCTGTATAGCTTAGAAATCCCGGGCTCTCAGCTGCTGTTTGGTAGAAATATAATATATCTCACACAGTCAAGAGGCTCAAGTCCTTGGAGAGGGATAATGTATGATTACCTTCGTCTTGAAGGTCCACCTGAATATACATGA
- the LOC113701393 gene encoding uncharacterized protein isoform X2: MYSEKTVRRITKKGFQDLESYPPVRLHLLENHVVMDNGLVNVTLSVPEGMVTGIQYNGIANLLEERNKENDRGYWDIVWNLPEAHGNIFDKLAATSLNVVLEDENGIELSFTRTYDDSIYETQLSLNIDKRFILLRGYPGFYTYGIFERLEGWPDINVYQGRTVFKLQDKLFEYMAVSDERQRIMPTADDRARGQILDYPEAVLLTNPANTFLRGEVDDKYQYSSDNKDNRVHGWICPDPPTGFWMITPSNEFKTGGPIKQDLTSHVGPTTLSMYFSTHYAGEPLALTFRDGEPWRKVFGPVFVYLNTLQENDTEPLSLWADAKEQMLIETESWPYSFPLSEDYSFDYQRGSATGRLLIQDSYISERLITGNSAYVGLAAPGDAGSWQTENKAYQFWAVADSEGYFLIKNVRPGNYSLYAWVPGYIGDYKYDFYVNIRPGSRITLGALTYNPPRNGPTLWEIGIPDRTAIEFFVPEPSPRLMNQLYSVNQAEKFRQYGLWDRYSELYPSEDLVFTVGVNNYQTDWFFAHVNRNVGNKTYVPTTWQIAFDLDNIDFFGTYMLQIAMASANEAELQVRINNPDEEAPYFTTGTIGKDNAIARHGIHGLYRLYSLEIPGSQLLFGRNIIYLTQSRGSSPWRGIMYDYLRLEGPPEYT; this comes from the exons ATGTACAGTGAGAAGACAGTTAG AAGAATAACAAAGAAAGGCTTCCAAGACCTGGAGTCGTATCCTCCAGTTCGGTTGCATCTGCTAGAAAATCAC GTTGTGATGGATAATGGCCTGGTGAATGTTACGCTGTCTGTTCCTGAGGGTATGGTGACAGGGATACAGTACAATGGCATTGCAAATTTattggaagaaagaaataaagaaaatgacaGAGG GTATTGGGATATTGTTTGGAATTTACCAGAAGCTCATGGGAATATCTTTGACAA GTTGGCAGCTACCAGCTTGAATGTGGTTTTGGAAGATGAGAATGGAATAGAGCTTTCTTTCACCAGAACATATGATGATTCCATTTATGAGACACAACTTTCGCTGAATATTGACAAAAG GTTCATTTTGTTGCGTGGCTATCCTGGATTTTACACATATGGGATTTTTGAGCGTTTGGAAGGATGGCCTGATATCAATGTCTATCAGGGCCGTACAGTATTCAAACTTCAGGATAAGCT GTTTGAATACATGGCTGTATCTGATGAAAGGCAAAGAATAATGCCAACAGCAGATGATAGGGCAAGAGGTCAGATTCTTGACTACCCTGAAGCTGTTCTTCTCACAAATCCAGCCAATACATTTCTCAGAGGAGAG GTGGATGACAAGTATCAATATTCCAGTGATAACAAAGACAATCGGGTCCACGGGTGGATTTGTCCAGACCCACCCACTGGATTTTGGATGATTACGCCCAGTAATGAATTCAAAACGGGTGGGCCTATCAAACAAGACCTGACCTCCCATGTTGGCCCAACAACTTTATCC ATGTACTTCAGCACCCACTACGCTGGAGAGCCCTTGGCGCTGACATTTCGTGATGGAGAGCCCTGGAGAAAGGTTTTTGGACCTGTTTTTGTTTACCTAAATACTCTTCAAGAAAATGATACTGAGCCTCTTTCCCTCTGGGCCGATGCCAAGGAACAG ATGTTAATAGAAACTGAAAGCTGGCCATACAGTTTCCCACTCTCGGAAGACTACTCTTTTGATTATCAACGTGGTAGTGCTACTGGTCGATTACTAATCCAGGACAG CTACATAAGTGAAAGGCTAATCACTGGGAACTCTGCATATGTGGGATTGGCTGCACCTGGAGATGCTGGATCATGGCAAACAGAAAACAAG GCCTACCAATTTTGGGCGGTAGCGGATTCGGAGGGTTACTTTCTGATTAAAAATGTCCGACCGGGGAACTATAGTTTATATGCTTGGGTACCTGGATACATTGGTGATTACAAATATGATTTCTATGTCAATATCCGTCCAG GAAGCAGAATCACACTCGGGGCTTTGACATATAATCCCCCAAGAAATGGTCCAACATTGTGGGAAATTGGCATTCCTGATCGGACTGCTATTGAGTTCTTCGTACCTGAACCAAGTCCGAGGCTGATGAATCAACTATATTCAGTTAACCAGGCAGAAAA GTTTAGGCAGTATGGATTGTGGGATCGGTATTCAGAATTATATCCTTCCGAGGATTTGGTTTTCACAGTTGGTGTTAATAACTATCAAACAGATTGGTTCTTTGCTCATGTAAATAG GAATGTTGGAAATAAGACTTACGTTCCAACAACTTGGCAAATAGCTTTTGATTTGGATAATATTGATTTCTTTGGCACCTATATGCTTCAAATAGCTATGGCATCAGCAAATGAGGCTGAATTACAG GTTCGAATCAACAATCCAGATGAAGAGGCTCCATATTTTACAACGGGTACGATTGGCAAGGACAACGCAATTGCTAGACATGGTATTCATGGATTATATAGGCTGTATAGCTTAGAAATCCCGGGCTCTCAGCTGCTGTTTGGTAGAAATATAATATATCTCACACAGTCAAGAGGCTCAAGTCCTTGGAGAGGGATAATGTATGATTACCTTCGTCTTGAAGGTCCACCTGAATATACATGA
- the LOC140010522 gene encoding 8-hydroxygeraniol dehydrogenase-like — MAFLIRSVHPLVPLLDIIKPHGKLIMVAAPEKPLELPASPLLQGRKLIGGSSIGGLKETQEMIDFAAKHGVIPEVEIIPIDYVNTAIERLEKADVKYRFVIDVEKTMKASF, encoded by the exons ATGGCATTCTTGATACGGTCAGTTCACCCTCTTGTGCCATTGCTCGATATAATTAAGCCTCACGGGAAGCTTATCATGGTTGCTGCGCCAGAAAAGCCGCTTGAACTGCCAGCATCTCCCCTGCTTCAAG GGAGGAAGCTCATAGGAGGCAGTAGCATTGGCGGGCTAAAGGAGACACAAGAGATGATAGATTTTGCAGCAAAGCACGGAGTAATACCAGAGGTAGAGATCATCCCAATTGATTATGTGAACACCGCGATTGAGCGCCTTGAAAAAGCTGATGTTAAGTACAGATTCGTGATTGACGTTGAGAAAACCATGAAAGCTAGTTTTTAA
- the LOC113700501 gene encoding 8-hydroxygeraniol dehydrogenase-like, translated as MPVKAVGWAARDPSGVLSPFKFSRRATGEHDIEFKVLYCGICHADLHFCKNEWGFSQYPMVPGHEIVGVATEVGSKVEKVKVGDKVGVGCLVGSCRGCDMCSQDLENYCPKHILTYSAIDTDGTLTQGGYSNIMVADEHFVVRWPENLPMDIGAPLLCAGITTYSPLRYFGLDKPGVHVGIVGLGGLGHVGVKFAKAFGAKVTVISTSEGKRQEAIGKLGADGFLNSRDPEQLQAAAGTMDGIIDTVSAVHPIVPLINLLKPHGKIVMVGAPEKPLEFGTIPLIAGRKTISGSAVGGLKETQEMIDFAAKHNVLPDVEIVPVDYVNTAMERLLKADVKYRFVIDIGNTLKSD; from the exons ATGCCAGTGAAGGCTGTAGGATGGGCTGCGAGAGACCCATCTGGAGTGCTCTCTCCATTTAAGTTTTCAAGAAG GGCTACTGGTGAGCATGATATTGAATTCAAAGTGTTGTATTGTGGAATCTGTCATGCGGATCTTCATTTCTGCAAGAATGAATGGGGCTTCTCCCAGTACCCCATGGTGCCAGG GCATGAAATTGTGGGTGTAGCAACTGAAGTTGGTAGTAAGGTTGAGAAAGTCAAGGTTGGGGACAAGGTTGGTGTCGGTTGCCTAGTAGGATCATGTCGCGGCTGTGATATGTGTTCCCAAGATCTTGAGAACTACTGCCCGAAACACATACTAACATACAGCGCCATTGACACGGATGGAACACTCACGCAAGGAGGCTATTCTAATATCATGGTTGCTGATGAGCACTTTGTTGTTCGCTGGCCGGAGAATCTGCCGATGGATATCGGTGCACCCCTCCTATGTGCTGGGATCACTACTTATAGCCCATTGAGATATTTTGGACTCGATAAACCTGGCGTACATGTCGGCATTGTTGGTTTGGGCGGGCTTGGGCACGTTGGCGTAAAATTCGCGAAGGCTTTTGGGGCAAAGGTGACTGTGATCAGTACCTCCGAGGGTAAAAGGCAGGAAGCCATAGGAAAACTTGGTGCAGATGGTTTCTTAAACAGCCGTGATCCTGAGCAGCTGCAG GCTGCGGCAGGTACCATGGATGGTATTATAGATACTGTTTCTGCTGTTCACCCCATTGTCCCACTGATCAATTTGTTGAAGCCTCATGGGAAGATTGTCATGGTTGGGGCACCCGAAAAACCACTTGAATTTGGCACAATTCCCCTTATAGCGG GCAGGAAGACCATTTCTGGGAGTGCCGTCGGTGGCTTAAAGGAAACTCAAGAAATGATCGATTTTGCGGCAAAGCACAATGTCTTACCAGATGTGGAGATCGTCCCGGTGGACTATGTCAACACCGCAATGGAGCGCCTGCTGAAAGCTGATGTCAAGTACCGATTCGTGATTGACATTGGAAACACATTGAAATCTGATTAA
- the LOC140010523 gene encoding zinc finger BED domain-containing protein RICESLEEPER 2-like: protein MLVSGLEFKDVFPRYADIDPEFYYIPTDFELMKVKEVCKFLEIFHEIIDMIFESEYPIVNNFLVELYRIKELLNEKTLDPFEHIRTMIGNMSAKFDKYWGESNVLLSLDAILDPRYKMFLINHAFSVIYGEDATPRFVAEIRDIFYELYNEYVDCHIVFHSEQQQRHVIKRKENEGSSSSSTKQKMTGLVVLTGKEKFHMHVSEIDRTPSEKSDLDVYLEESRYDCDANANLDVLGSWKGERLRFPISSRMAADIFSIPVTTVASESTFSAGGRVIDYRRTFMSVETVQMLLCGNDWIHSLHGLKNKSRNHLMRPNQSHLRKLNFLNHSQPDFVAVDVA, encoded by the exons ATGTTAGTTTCGGGTTTAGAGTTCAAGGATGTCTTTCCAAGATATGCAGACATTGACCCTGAATTTTACTATATTCCTACTGATTTTGAGTTGATGAAAGTGAAAGAAGTGTGCAAATTTCTAGAAATATTTCATGAAATCATTGATATGATTTTTGAGTCCGAGTATCCAATAGTTAACAATTTTCTTGTGGAGCTCTATAGGATTAAAGAGCTTTTAAATGAAAAAACTCTTGACCCTTTCGAGCATATTCGGACTATGATTGGAAATATGTCTGCTAAATTTGATAAGTATTGGGGGGAAAGTAATGTGTTGCTATCTTTGGATGCAATTTTGGATCCGAGATACAAAATGTTTCTTATTAATCATGCTTTTTCGGTGATTTATGGCGAGGATGCAACTCCTAGATTCGTGGCTGAGATTAGAGACATTTTTTATGAGCTTTATAATGAATATGTTGATTGTCACATTGTCTTCCATTCTGAACAACAACAGAGACATgttataaaaaggaaagaaaatgaaggtTCTAGTTCTTCTAGTACGAAACAGAAAATGACTGGACTTGTCGTTTTAACAggtaaagaaaagtttcatatgcATGTGAGTGAAATTGACAGGACTCCATCAGAAAAATCAGATTTAGATGTTTATTTAGAGGAAAGTAGGTATGATTGTGATGCAAATGCAAATCTGGATGTTTTGGGTTCGTGGAAAGGGGAAAGATTGAGATTTCCTATCTCGTCGAGAATGGCTGCCGATATATTCTCCATTCCTGTTACAACTGTGGCTTCAGAATCTACCTTCAGTGCCGGAGGTAGAGTAATTGATTATCGACGAACTTTTATGTCAGTTGAGACGGTGCAAATGTTGCTTTGCGGCAACGATTGGATCCACAGTCTTCATGGCCTAAAGAATAAGTCTCGC AATCACTTGATGCGGCCGAATCAATCACATTTGAGGAAGTTGAACTTCCTGAATCATTCACAACCTGATTTTGTGGCTGTTGATGTTGCTTGA